A single Bosea sp. PAMC 26642 DNA region contains:
- the istB gene encoding IS21-like element helper ATPase IstB, whose translation MPTGTTSSTPQVLLAHHLKQLKLPTVLREYDKVARECARDGVDHPRYLLRLIELELLDRERRTVERRIRAARFPAVKSFDTFDFAAIPGLNKMLVLELARCGYLLRRENIIALGNSGTGKTHVALALGLAACQKGFSVTFTTAASLVNQLLEARDERRLLKLQRDLQAVKLLIVDELGYVPLSPTGAELLFETFSQRYERGSTIVTSNLPFEDWTSILGSERLTGALLDRLTHHVSILAMNGDSYRLKQSAGRRRSLAVAEQNQATAEHVDPETGEITTG comes from the coding sequence ATGCCAACGGGAACGACCAGCAGCACGCCCCAGGTCCTCCTGGCCCACCATCTCAAGCAGCTCAAACTGCCGACGGTGCTGCGCGAGTATGACAAGGTTGCCCGCGAATGCGCGCGTGATGGTGTCGATCATCCCCGCTATCTGCTGCGCCTGATCGAGCTCGAACTCCTTGATCGCGAGCGCCGCACGGTCGAGCGGCGCATCCGGGCAGCGCGGTTCCCGGCGGTGAAGAGCTTCGACACCTTCGACTTCGCCGCCATCCCTGGCCTCAACAAGATGCTCGTGCTGGAGCTGGCGCGCTGCGGTTATCTCCTGCGCCGTGAGAACATCATCGCGCTCGGCAACAGCGGTACCGGCAAAACCCATGTCGCGCTGGCGCTTGGGCTGGCGGCTTGCCAGAAGGGCTTCTCCGTCACGTTCACGACGGCGGCCTCGCTGGTCAACCAGTTGCTGGAGGCCCGCGACGAGAGACGCCTGCTCAAGCTTCAGCGCGATCTGCAGGCGGTCAAGCTGCTGATCGTCGACGAGCTCGGCTATGTACCGTTGTCGCCGACCGGGGCCGAACTCCTGTTCGAGACGTTCTCGCAGCGCTATGAGCGCGGCTCGACCATCGTGACCTCGAACCTACCATTCGAGGACTGGACCTCGATCCTGGGATCGGAGCGTCTCACAGGCGCGCTGCTCGACCGGCTCACCCACCACGTCAGCATCCTGGCAATGAACGGCGACAGCTATCGGCTGAAGCAATCTGCCGGCCGACGGCGCAGCCTCGCCGTGGCGGAGCAAAACCAGGCCACTGCTGAGCACGTCGATCCCGAAACCGGAGAGATCACCACAGGCTAA
- the istA gene encoding IS21 family transposase, protein MFAVEVYAAVRDFVFIQGKSRREAARVFGLSRETIAKMCRFSLPPGYTRTKPAEKPKLGPLLPVIDAILEADRGAPVKQRHTAKRIFERLRDDHGFAGGYTVVKDYVRVGRARGRETFVPLAHPPGHAQVDFGEAIAVIGGVRQKIHFFCMDLPQSDACFVKAYPRETTEAFLDGHVSAFCFFDGVPLSILYDNTRIAVAKICGDGKRERTRAFTELVSHYLFRDRFGRPGKGNDKGKVEGLVKYARSNFMTPIPVVASFEALNARLAEQCRLRQGERAGRHAGTIGERLVADLAGLRDLPAVPLEPCEKRSGRVSSTALVRYRSNDYSVPTAYGFQDVMVKGFVDAVVILCRGAEIARHPRCYGEGVFVSNPLHYLALIETKPNALDQAAALQDWALPEVFQHLRHLLEARMGNRGKREFIQVLRLLEALPLEVVTFAVTEAITLGAIGFDAVKLIALARIERRPARLDLSAYPHLPRTTVRTTSAADYAVLLPEEAA, encoded by the coding sequence ATGTTCGCTGTGGAGGTCTACGCGGCGGTTCGTGATTTTGTTTTCATTCAGGGGAAGAGCCGTCGCGAGGCGGCGCGTGTTTTTGGTCTGAGCCGCGAGACGATCGCAAAGATGTGCCGGTTTTCGCTGCCGCCGGGGTACACGCGAACGAAGCCTGCCGAGAAGCCGAAGCTCGGCCCGCTACTGCCGGTGATCGACGCGATCCTGGAGGCTGACCGGGGCGCGCCGGTGAAGCAGCGCCACACGGCGAAGCGGATCTTCGAGCGCTTGCGCGACGATCATGGCTTTGCTGGCGGCTACACCGTGGTGAAGGATTATGTGCGGGTCGGCCGGGCGCGAGGGCGCGAGACCTTCGTGCCGCTGGCGCATCCGCCCGGGCACGCTCAGGTCGATTTCGGCGAGGCGATCGCCGTGATCGGCGGGGTCCGGCAGAAGATCCATTTCTTTTGCATGGACCTTCCGCAGTCGGATGCCTGCTTCGTGAAGGCCTATCCCCGCGAGACAACGGAAGCGTTCCTGGACGGGCACGTCTCGGCGTTTTGCTTCTTCGATGGGGTGCCGCTGTCGATCCTGTACGACAACACGCGCATCGCGGTGGCGAAGATCTGCGGCGACGGCAAGCGCGAGCGAACTCGCGCCTTCACCGAACTGGTCAGCCATTACCTGTTCCGGGACCGCTTCGGCCGTCCCGGCAAGGGCAACGACAAGGGCAAGGTCGAGGGGCTGGTGAAGTACGCCCGCTCGAACTTCATGACGCCGATCCCGGTGGTGGCGAGCTTCGAGGCGCTGAACGCCAGACTGGCCGAGCAATGCCGCCTCCGGCAGGGCGAACGCGCCGGACGGCATGCCGGGACGATCGGGGAACGGCTTGTCGCCGATCTGGCGGGGTTGCGCGACCTGCCGGCCGTGCCGCTGGAACCGTGCGAGAAGCGCAGCGGCCGGGTCTCATCGACCGCATTGGTCCGCTACCGCTCCAACGATTACTCGGTGCCGACCGCTTATGGCTTCCAGGACGTCATGGTGAAGGGCTTCGTCGACGCGGTCGTGATCCTGTGCCGCGGGGCCGAGATTGCCCGTCACCCGCGCTGCTACGGCGAAGGCGTGTTCGTCTCCAACCCGCTGCATTATCTCGCTCTGATCGAGACCAAGCCCAATGCACTCGACCAGGCGGCGGCGCTGCAAGACTGGGCTCTGCCCGAGGTCTTCCAGCATCTGCGCCATCTGCTGGAGGCGCGTATGGGCAATCGCGGCAAGCGCGAGTTCATCCAGGTGCTGCGGCTGCTGGAGGCGTTGCCGCTTGAGGTCGTGACGTTCGCCGTGACCGAGGCGATCACGCTCGGCGCCATCGGCTTCGACGCGGTCAAGCTGATCGCGCTGGCGCGGATCGAGCGCAGGCCAGCTCGTCTCGACCTGTCGGCCTATCCTCATCTGCCCAGGACGACGGTGAGGACGACCTCGGCTGCCGACTATGCCGTGCTCCTGCCGGAGGAAGCGGCATGA
- a CDS encoding sensor histidine kinase, with the protein MADFYAARATTNGGAPMDGFVTALHTHRMKNTLAMVQAIASQTLKGVTERDAVEAFARRIGAMGVAHDQLLQQDWAAASLFKVVGPMLDLHGDGGRISAYGPAVELGPKATVSISLLLHELATNAAKYGALSVPDGKVDLLWTIDTEGVQPALRVTWEETGGPTVSEPTKRSFGSRLIQMGLIGKGGVDKRWLPGGLVARFESSMTDILGR; encoded by the coding sequence GTGGCCGACTTTTACGCCGCCCGCGCGACCACAAACGGCGGCGCTCCAATGGATGGTTTTGTCACCGCCCTGCACACCCATCGGATGAAGAACACGCTGGCTATGGTGCAGGCCATCGCAAGCCAGACGCTGAAGGGCGTAACCGAGCGTGATGCGGTGGAAGCCTTCGCCAGAAGGATCGGGGCAATGGGCGTTGCCCACGACCAGCTGCTTCAACAGGATTGGGCGGCGGCGTCGCTGTTCAAGGTCGTGGGCCCAATGCTCGACCTCCATGGCGATGGCGGACGGATCTCCGCGTATGGCCCCGCTGTCGAGCTCGGCCCTAAAGCAACTGTGTCGATATCCCTGCTGCTGCATGAGCTGGCGACGAACGCCGCCAAGTACGGAGCCCTCTCCGTTCCTGATGGCAAGGTCGACCTATTATGGACGATCGACACAGAAGGCGTCCAGCCTGCGCTGCGGGTTACTTGGGAGGAAACAGGTGGCCCGACCGTGAGCGAGCCGACCAAGCGCAGCTTCGGTTCCCGGCTGATTCAGATGGGGCTAATCGGCAAGGGCGGCGTGGATAAACGCTGGCTGCCGGGTGGACTGGTCGCGCGATTCGAATCTTCGATGACGGATATCCTGGGCCGCTAG